The window AAGTGTCCATGATTAaccagtttttttttctccaCTTCCCGTCATATGATAATTCGACTTTTCTACTTGCAAATAAACTTTTTATATTTATCGAGAGATTGTTGGAGCAAATACGGTCCAGTAACATGTACATGAAGGATCCATTGCtatcaaattgaaaatttcttccttaaagagaaaaatgattcgttataaccaaattctttttctttccgcATCTTTACAGGGAAatgaagataattttttttttcaatcactttgCAACCTAACATGCTGCTGCATTCATGTATGAGATTCAAATGTTATCTTATTCATTCCATGTTCTATTGCCAAATTAAATGCCAATATCCTGCTTTAAACTGTATTTCCATTTTTGCTGGATATGATGTTTTCAGCTGTCtgaattttcttgaggaacgaATCCATTATCTGGAGATGTGTTTGTGGCTATGTAGCATACTGGATCTCGTATGTCTTACTAAAAGGTTAAAAAAGCAAAATAGTTTTTTATTAACAATTGTAAAATCCATTTCGTCTTACCCCattattttctttgtttatttggaaaaattttatGATACATTTTAGTATTTCGGTTATTAGCACtatatttatttcttctttGGCTGTCCAAATATATTTCGAATTCTTGCTTTGATGCATAAATTAAAAGAGTTGCATCTTTTGATTAATTGTTTAAGTTCCATGCATTGTAACTCAAATTGGTTAAGTAACTTTCAGCTGCACAGATGAAAATGAATAAACGAATGAACAAGGATGATATCTGGCAAAAAGTTCCGTTGAAGTATTATTCATTGTCTCTGAAGGTGCAAAGAACATAGTTCAAAGACAACATGGTGCATCTATGCAATTGAAATGTATACCTAACTAGAAACTAAATATCTTCTTTTACATTATATCAAGTCAAAGATACGTAATTAAAAAGGAAGTAAAACTCGAGATATGAAAGTAGAATAAAAAAATGTCTCACCATAGTGCGGAAAATAATAATTAGCAAATTATACATACTTTGATGAAATTACAACAATTGAGCAAGAGTCCAACAGATTAAGTTatcaatttaaaatatatttcattgTTATATGTAGAAATTAATCTTTAAAAGAATCATTCAAAATGTCTCTCACCTTTCGTCAAATGAATATTATCATCCTTTACTgttaaaatagtaaatttacaTTTCTTACAAACTCAAGTCAATAAATTTTGGTTTTAACTTAGatttttgatcattttttaCCTTGTAAAATGGCTGCATAGCTTAATTACACTGAACCAACATTTTTAACTGTGATTTGAGATAGTTATATAGTGGATGGATTTTTGTTAGGACCAAAACTGGGCGTGTGGTGATTACAATATGGAATGACAGTCACAAAGTGAGATTAATAATGTTCATTGGGCTACAAACTTCAGACTAGGAGACTTAACTTtaggattttctttttctatagGCAAGATATGCGCCTCATTGATAAACTAAGTAGATTTcctttttatattaaaaaaaaaggtaaaatggCAGATTGATTATCTCATGTCTCTTGACAGAGAAAATTGTGCTTACACGACCATTTGCATTTGCTAGAATTCCTATTGCACCTGTACTGATGTTTAAGAGTGGAGTTTATTTATATTGTTTTTATAATTGTTATCATATATGTGTCTGTCTGTATCTGATTATATATGCCTAGAACTATATCCATCAACCTGTGCTAATGTTGAACTAGTAATGAGATTCTAGGGATTTATTCACGTTCATTGGatatatttatcacttaacttactTTAATTAGAATCGACAATCGTTCCAAAAAGAGTAACGatttcaactttttcttttttttttttccgatagAAACCATCATTTTATTCATATGATCCGCACTAATGGTGGAAAAAGTAATGGTTTCAACTTTTTAAATATTCCTTTTGTTCACAGTTTATTCTTCTGTagataatgttttttttttttgcttttctaaaaTTGTGAAGTTTCGATACATATGGTGCAGTCACTTGAAACAACGACTAAAGTATATTATATATGTTTATGTTACTATTTTCTTGTTACACATACGTAGATATCTATCTACATATATTTAGTACTCTTACTTTTTGAGtgtattaaaatttgaaaaagttttgGCAACTTTGTAGGAGTGAATTCTCATTAGATGATGGTAATTGAAGCATTTTGAAGAATTAATCACAAAAAGCTCCCCTCTTAAATTTTGCGAATATAATCATCGATTGAATTTAAATGAgacaaaaacttaaaaatttaaGATGCAAAGTGTTTAAAATTAAGAATTTATGGTGTAAAATACCtaaaattaaagtttaaaaTACAAAGTAAAAAAGTGATATAAGTTTAGAAATGCAAAGTGGAATCAGTCAGCCCTTATATTTTCTTTCTCACTTTGCTTCCTTTGTTAATAAAACTCATCAATACGACCAAAATGCCCTTGTCACTTAAACCGCTAAATTTGAGAAAAGTAcctaaatttgacaaaagtacCTATAGGCACAGTATATTAAAAAACGAACTTAGAAGCTTTCACAGTCAAACCCAACGTGTTTCTCCCTTATTTTTTTCTAAGTATACAAAAACTCTATATACACATGCACATACGTACgtgcatacatacatatatataaagtgGATGCTCTAACTACTAAAAGAAATACAAGAGCACCCATATGCACATTTTTTGGTTCCAAATTCTTGGAAAGTGAGGCTGACCGTTTCTAGGCttttatagattttttttttaatctattttcaaattttaattttttagattatggttttctagattttttttcccttttcacaTGAAATAAGCAACACGTTGCCTTCatcttggaaaagtgtaatCTTGGGACAAAATTTAACTAAATCCAAATCCATGAGTATATTATTCTATTCATAGTATAATGTAATAGAAAATTCTTCGGACATTATTTGTCATGAACGTTATAAAATATTAGAGTTCAATAATGTTCTTGCagttaaaaatagaaaaaaaaaaaaagatgacttTAAGGGGTAAGTACAAAAAACACACTACACCTGGATCAACTAAATTATCCTAAGTAAAAATATTATTCAAAGGTGGCCATTATGTAAAGTTAGAATTGACTAATGATCTTGGGTCTCACAAAGTTAGAAACAAACAATTATGTTAGAGAATAAAGTGAGAATCATGTTAtaccttggagggatttcttctcttttctttttattgtaaTTTGCCCCTCATtgaattgatttttttcttcttttaatctgaatttctcattttttttctttttttacttgtAGTCTCATCttgttgtatatttgttttcttttgcaatTGTGTAGTATGCAATTGCATATGTTCAAGGTGACAAGTATCATGGAGCAAAGGCAACAATAAACGTTTGGCAACCCTACGTTCAGAACAGAATTGAATTTAGCTTATCccagatttgggttgttggAGGTGGTGGTTCGAGTACCAACACCATTGAAGCTGGTTGGACGGTATTGCTTCTCTATAATATCAGTAACGTAGTATTCATCTTGTTTGTGAGTTGTAAATATGTAGTTATTTATCTCATACTATATGGTTTGCTTACTTCAATTGTTAAAATAACAGGTAGACGCTGATATATTTGTAGACAACAAGCCAAGACTTTTCACTTATTGGACTGTAAGTGAAACACTATTTTCCACTTAGTATGTTTGGGcaatcaatttttttcaatGCACACAACTTCTGCTTACATAAGTTTGAAtatagggttaattacatttacctcccctgaggtttgaccatattaccaatcaatccctgtaatttgtccaaataacggtctcaccctttgaatgatcaaacatttaacaaaaacccccttaatgctgaaaatgcccttattgaggccatgttgcattaaaaaaagaatatatttttattttattaactctgaagtaatccaaaaaaatagaaaaaaagtttttgcttattattttataaaaaccatATCTTTACTTCCATAactagttttgaatcaataattattttaaatcttaaaaatgaatattaaaaattagataaattgaaagaaaaataaaaaagaagcaattattttaaattctcaAGTATGGTTCGAATTTGTGGTTCAAGGCATGTTGCGGAGAGCACAAGACATGTTTTCCTCAATTTGAACCATACTccaggaattaaaataatttcttcttttttaatttttctttcaatttatctaatttttaatattcatttttaagatttaaaataattattgattcaaaactatttatggaagcaaagatatggtttttataaaataataagcaaaaacttttttctatttttttggattgcttcagggttaataaaataaaaatatgttctttttttaatgcaacatggcctcaataagggcattttcggcattaagggggtttttgttaaatgtttgatcattcaaagggtgagaccgttatttggacaaattacagggattgattggtaatatggtcaaatcttaggggaggtaaatgtaattaacccttgaATATATAAGGGGAGGGATGGGTCGGGTGGTTCAGGAGAAGGGAGTATAAATGAGAAATCTCAAATTCAGGTCCTTTCActtatacttaaaaaaaattttaattctatATTGGTATCACAGATATGTACTAAAATCTGGTTGCTGTAACAGAGACATCATTATGGATCCACTGGATGCTACAACGTGGGCTGCCCTGGCTTTGTTCAAACCAGCAAAAAAATGGCCTTGGGGGCCAACATTTCCCCTGTTTCAACCTACCCTGGTCCTCAATTCGATATCAGCCTCTATATAGTGAAGGTAACAAATGAAAACCAGATTCCGACCTGGATTTTTGGTTAAAAGTATTCATCATCTCACAATGAGACTTTCTGCTCTTGTCATCTTcgttctcccttttttttttcttgcattttcttcgcCAGTTACTTGCTAAAAcaaatcatttaaaaaatttgtaggaCAATTGTAGTTTCTTGCATGGAGATGCAGCTGAGCTGAGACGTAGTAGGTCTGGACTTTATTGTAGTTAATGAATTCTCATTATACTATTTGATATTACTTTGCTATGTAAAATTGTAAATATACTAATTGTTGTCCTCGTTCACACAATTAAAATAGCACGAGATCCTCTTCATTACTTTTCTCTCCATTTATCTATAcaactaaattatttttttttaaaaaaatctttttgtgtcaataattttatttcCACAAGTAGATCAACATACTCAAAAATCAAACTCATCTATGAACCTTAATCGACTTGCTATTTGCAGAGGTCCCATCCTGGGCCTAGACATGTGGCAGCTCAGGAGGGTCAGAGTTGGGCCTGGACCCCCGGGCCCCTGACAACCGTCCTGGGGCACACCGTCACTAGGGTTTCGAAGGGCTCCGGGAAACAATCCCGCAGAGGGTGGGGAGAATCCCCCTCAGCGAGGGATTGAAGCTATATTGGGTAAGTCCCGAAACATATAGAGGTCGGACTCTCGAGCAAGTATAAATGATAACGCACACCAGTTACACAAGATACGCTCACTATTGGCAAAACACCCCGACTGTTTTATTTCCCGTGAATCtcactcaccggaaaactaacttgaccgtcggagtgcccaCGGGGACCACCTCGGGGCCCCCCTGTTAGACCACTCTCTTGTTCGCTTTGCAGGCTTGGGACAcgctcttctcatcagcacgccGAGCTCGTCAGATCAGCTCGGTGGTCGGGAAAGCTCAGCGCTTCTTCAGTTGGCGCTGTCTGTGGGAACCAAAAGGTAAAGTGTAGTCGTGTTGATGGCGAGAACGCGTTCCAAGCGAACCATGGAGACCACCGATTCTGGAGCAAGCGAGGGATCCCGGCGAAGGGAGACCCGAGGCTACACGGGACGCCGGGATCTCAGCCCTTTCAGGGAAACGGAGACAGCAGATCCTTCAGTTCGTATCGGAGAACTTCCCCATGCTGGAAGACATGATCCGACAAGCGAAGGAGGGAGGTGAAGCCGGAGGCGCGCAGATCTCCAAGGCGCAGGGGAAGGAGAAAGAATCACCCCGACCCCTCGGAAGATGAGTCCCGAGACCAGCCTCTCAGGAGGAAACGGCTACGGACTCTCCCTCGCGCACGGGCCTCGATGGTCGGGGATAGCGAGAGGTACTCCCGCGACCGGTCCGCTGGGGCCGACCGAGAAACCCCTCCCCGCGGAAGCCTGGGTGGAACGAGCCTGAGCGCTCCCTCGACCGATCCGTCAAAAGCCGGCCGCGCAACCTTCCCCAGTGGAAGCCTGTTAGAGACGAACTCGAGCAGATCTTGCGGCCGCAGTTGTACGAGGACAACTATACCACCTCGCCCTTTACCCGAGAGATAGAGGACTACCCACTACCCCGGATGTTCAAAATCCCGAACATTGAGTTGAATGACGCTTCAATCGACCCGGAAGACCACCTCTCGGTCTTCTTGACGCACATGCGTCTGCAAACAGCCGCGGATGAAATCTGCTACAAAACCTTCCCCATGTTTCTGAAGGGAAATGCTCGGCTCTGGTTCCAGGATCTGGCACTAGGGTCTATCCGAAGTTTTCCCGAACTGGCTAAGCAGTTCGTCGCCCAATTCGTCTCTTCGAAAACTTATTCGAAGAACGTGACCCACCTGATGGCGATCAGGCAGAAGTCGGACGAGTCACTGAGGAATTTCATGACCCGCTTCAACACGGAGAGCCTGCAGATCAGGGACAAGAACGAAAAGATGGTCATGGCCGCCTTCATGAACGGGTTCAGGGCAGAGGAACTCTTCTACAAGCTAGCCGAGAAGCCTCCCGGAGACCTGGAGGAGTTCTTGACCAGGGCGCACGCGGCCGCTAATGTAGAGGAGGCGGCCCGCCTGAAGAGAGAATCAGATCGGGAGCTCGGAGATCGGAGAGAACAGGGAAACCCCCCCGAGAACAAGGATGGACCGGCCAAGAAGAACGTCTTTGACCGGCTTTCGAAGGAGAAAGCCCCCGTTCCGCCACTGCTTCCGGAGAAAGGCTACACCCCCTGACTCGGCCCCGAGCCCAGATCCTAGCCGTCATGGAGGCGGAGGGCCTGGGAGAACGGCCACCTAAGATGGGGACGCCTCGCAAAAAACGGAACCAGAACCGGTACTGTGCCTTTCACCGTGACGTCGGGCACGACACAGAGGGGTGTTGGGCCCTGCGGAGAGAGATCGAGGATCTGATCCAGCGCGGCTTCTAGGGACGATTCGTGCGGCAAGGTCGTCCAAGCCAGGAGCCCGGACGCACCTACCGCGGAGACAGGGGCGAGGGCCAGTGTCGCAACCGCCCTGAGCGGCGCGACGTTCCTCTGGGAAGCTCCCCCGACCAGGACATCCAGAACTTAGCGGGGGTGATAAACACCATCGCTGGGGGCCCCACAGGGGGGGACAACCATGCAGTTCGGAAGAACAGGCGACCTCCCCCCGAGGGGGATGATTCACTGAAACGCTTGCGCATGGACGAGGAGATCACCTTCGGGCCAAGGGATGCAGTTCCCCTAGCGTCGGGGAACCACGAGGTCATCGTGATAGACGTCGTCACCAATAACTATCGAGTGAAAAAGGTGTACGTCGACCAAGGGAGCGCGTGGACATCCTGTTTTACCGGGTGTTCAAAGAGATCGGTCTGGAGGACGGACAGTTGACCCCGGTTCGGACACCCCTGGTGGGTTTCACCGGACCACCTATCAATCCGGAGGGAATGATCACCCTGATGGTCACGGTAGGGCAGGCTCCCAAATGCCGAACCATCCCTGTCAATTTCGTGGTGGTCAAGCAACAATCCCCATACAACGTGTTCTTGGGTCGGCCCGCCTTGAACGCCCTCTGAGCTATCCCTTCTTTTCTCCACCTCAGCGTCAAATTCCCCACACCGGAAGGAATCGCCGAGGTGCATGGAGATCCGAAAGTGGCCAGAGCTTGCTACCTAGCCATGCTTCGGGGACAGGAGAAGGTGGTCGCCCAAACGACCAGCTTGGAGCCCTACATTCCGGGGGAGGAGGTCCAGCAGTTGAGAACCCAGGACGAGATCGAGGAGTTCCCCCTGAGAGAAGATAGGCCTGACCGGGTCCTCCGCATTGGCGC is drawn from Coffea arabica cultivar ET-39 chromosome 1c, Coffea Arabica ET-39 HiFi, whole genome shotgun sequence and contains these coding sequences:
- the LOC113740823 gene encoding uncharacterized protein; the encoded protein is MNKDDIWQKVPLKYYSLSLKYAIAYVQGDKYHGAKATINVWQPYVQNRIEFSLSQIWVVGGGGSSTNTIEAGWTVDADIFVDNKPRLFTYWTRHHYGSTGCYNVGCPGFVQTSKKMALGANISPVSTYPGPQFDISLYIVKRSHPGPRHVAAQEGQSWAWTPGPLTTVLGHTVTRVSKGSGKQSRRGLGTRSSHQHAELVRSARWSGKLSASSVGAVCGNQKVKCSRVDGENAFQANHGDHRFWSKRGIPAKGDPRLHGTPGSQPFQGNGDSRSFSSYRRTSPCWKT